The proteins below come from a single Halobacillus salinarum genomic window:
- a CDS encoding type Z 30S ribosomal protein S14, with product MAKKSMVAKQQRNQKYKVREYTRCERCGRPHSVLRKFKLCRICFRELAYKGQIPGVKKASW from the coding sequence GTGGCTAAAAAATCAATGGTCGCGAAACAACAGCGCAATCAGAAATATAAAGTACGCGAATACACTCGTTGTGAACGTTGCGGACGTCCTCACTCCGTATTGCGTAAATTTAAGCTTTGCCGAATTTGTTTCCGTGAGCTTGCATATAAAGGACAAATCCCTGGTGTCAAAAAAGCCAGCTGGTAA
- the rpmC gene encoding 50S ribosomal protein L29 translates to MKANEIRELTTAEIEQKVKSLKEELFNLRFQLATGQLENTARIREVRKSIARMKTVARERELGVNN, encoded by the coding sequence ATGAAGGCTAATGAAATCCGTGAATTAACCACTGCCGAAATTGAACAAAAAGTTAAGTCTCTTAAAGAAGAACTTTTCAACCTGCGTTTTCAGCTAGCAACAGGTCAACTTGAGAATACAGCTCGCATTCGCGAAGTTCGCAAGTCTATCGCTCGTATGAAAACTGTTGCACGTGAACGTGAACTAGGCGTAAATAATTAA
- the rplW gene encoding 50S ribosomal protein L23 produces the protein MKEPRDIIKRPVITEHSADLMGEKKYTFEVSPKANKTEIKKAVEEIFGVQVASVNTMNLKGKFKRMGRYGGYRSDRKKAIVTLTQDSEELEFFEV, from the coding sequence ATGAAAGAACCACGCGATATCATTAAGCGCCCCGTCATTACTGAGCATTCTGCTGACCTTATGGGAGAAAAGAAATATACGTTTGAAGTTAGCCCGAAAGCTAACAAAACAGAGATCAAAAAAGCTGTTGAAGAAATCTTTGGCGTTCAAGTTGCTTCTGTCAACACAATGAACCTTAAAGGTAAATTCAAGCGTATGGGCCGTTACGGCGGTTATCGTTCTGACCGTAAGAAAGCAATTGTTACATTGACACAAGACAGTGAAGAACTAGAATTCTTTGAAGTATAA
- the rplV gene encoding 50S ribosomal protein L22: MQAKAVAKTVRIAPRKARLVIDLIRGKDVGEAIATLRLKQRGASPIIEKVLNSAIANAEHNYEMDPENLYVSEAFVNEGVTLKRFRPRAMGRASQINKRTSHITVVVSEKKEG, translated from the coding sequence ATGCAAGCTAAAGCAGTTGCTAAAACCGTTCGTATCGCTCCTCGTAAAGCTCGTCTAGTTATTGATTTGATTCGAGGAAAAGACGTAGGTGAAGCGATCGCAACGTTGCGCTTAAAGCAACGCGGCGCATCTCCGATTATCGAGAAAGTACTCAATTCAGCGATCGCAAATGCTGAACACAACTATGAAATGGACCCTGAAAACTTGTACGTTTCCGAAGCATTTGTTAACGAAGGCGTAACACTCAAACGTTTCCGCCCGCGTGCAATGGGACGCGCAAGTCAAATTAATAAACGCACCAGCCACATCACAGTGGTTGTATCCGAAAAAAAGGAGGGATAA
- the rplC gene encoding 50S ribosomal protein L3, whose translation MTKGILGRKVGMTQIFSEDGELIPVTVVQAEPNVVLQKKTSENDGYEAIQLGFADQKSNRLKKAEKGHAEKANTTPKRYIREFRNTNLDDYEIGQEVKVDIFEAGEVIDVTGTSKGKGFAGSIKRHNQSRGPMSHGSRYHRRPGAMGPIDPMHVFKGKNLPGQMGHEKVTLQNLEIVKVDAERNLLLIKGNVPGAKKSYVKITSAIKAIK comes from the coding sequence ATGACGAAAGGAATCTTAGGACGTAAAGTCGGCATGACTCAAATCTTCTCTGAAGATGGAGAGTTGATCCCAGTAACTGTTGTACAGGCTGAGCCAAACGTTGTACTTCAGAAGAAAACTTCTGAAAACGACGGCTATGAAGCGATTCAACTAGGTTTTGCTGATCAGAAATCAAACCGTTTGAAAAAAGCTGAAAAAGGCCATGCTGAAAAAGCCAATACAACACCTAAGCGCTACATTCGTGAATTCCGTAATACAAACCTCGATGACTACGAAATCGGTCAAGAGGTTAAAGTGGATATTTTCGAAGCTGGGGAAGTAATTGATGTAACTGGAACATCTAAAGGTAAAGGATTCGCAGGATCTATTAAACGTCACAACCAATCCCGCGGACCAATGAGCCACGGTTCCAGATATCACCGCCGTCCGGGAGCAATGGGTCCAATCGATCCTATGCACGTATTTAAAGGTAAAAACCTTCCTGGGCAAATGGGTCATGAAAAAGTGACTCTTCAAAACCTTGAAATAGTGAAAGTGGACGCAGAACGTAACTTGCTATTAATCAAAGGTAACGTACCTGGTGCGAAAAAATCGTACGTAAAAATTACGAGTGCAATTAAGGCTATTAAATAA
- the rplN gene encoding 50S ribosomal protein L14 produces MIQQETRLKVADNSGAREIQAIKVLGGSGRKTANIGDIITATVKQATPGGVVKKGEVVKAVIVRSKSGMRRKDGSYIRFDENAAVIVRDDKGPRGTRIFGPVARELRDAKFMKIVSLAPEVL; encoded by the coding sequence ATGATCCAACAGGAGACTCGATTAAAAGTTGCAGACAACTCTGGTGCTCGTGAAATTCAAGCGATTAAAGTCCTCGGCGGCTCAGGTCGTAAAACAGCTAATATTGGTGATATCATCACCGCAACTGTAAAACAAGCAACACCAGGGGGCGTTGTTAAAAAAGGTGAAGTAGTAAAAGCCGTTATCGTCCGTTCTAAGAGCGGAATGCGCCGTAAAGATGGTTCCTATATTCGTTTCGATGAGAACGCAGCGGTCATTGTACGTGATGATAAAGGACCTCGCGGAACTCGTATCTTCGGACCGGTAGCTCGCGAACTTCGTGATGCTAAATTCATGAAGATCGTTTCTCTAGCTCCAGAAGTATTATAA
- the rpsJ gene encoding 30S ribosomal protein S10: protein MAKEKIRIRLKAYDHRVLDQSAEKIVDTAKRSGANVSGPIPLPTEKSIYTVLRATHKYKDAREQFEMRTHKRLIDIVNPTPQTVDSLMRLDLPSGVDIEIKL from the coding sequence ATGGCAAAAGAAAAAATTCGTATTCGTTTAAAAGCGTATGATCACCGTGTGCTTGATCAATCTGCTGAAAAAATCGTGGACACAGCGAAGCGTTCCGGAGCTAATGTATCTGGTCCGATCCCGCTTCCAACTGAAAAGTCAATTTACACAGTACTTCGTGCGACTCACAAGTATAAAGATGCTCGTGAACAGTTCGAAATGCGTACGCACAAACGTCTTATCGACATTGTTAATCCAACGCCGCAGACAGTAGATTCATTAATGCGTTTGGATCTGCCATCTGGTGTGGATATCGAAATCAAACTATAA
- the rplX gene encoding 50S ribosomal protein L24, with amino-acid sequence MHVKKGDKVMVISGKDKGKQGTILEAYPKKDRVLVEGVNEVKKHSKPSQENPQGGILTQEAPIHVSNVLPIDPKSGEPTRVGYKVEDGKKVRIAKKSGEALDK; translated from the coding sequence ATGCACGTAAAAAAAGGTGACAAAGTAATGGTTATTTCTGGCAAGGATAAAGGCAAGCAGGGTACAATCCTTGAAGCTTATCCTAAGAAAGACCGTGTTCTTGTAGAAGGAGTAAACGAAGTGAAAAAGCACTCTAAGCCTTCTCAGGAAAACCCGCAGGGCGGTATCCTTACTCAGGAAGCGCCGATTCACGTCTCTAACGTATTGCCGATTGACCCTAAATCCGGCGAGCCAACTCGTGTTGGTTACAAAGTAGAAGACGGAAAGAAAGTTCGTATCGCGAAAAAATCTGGTGAAGCTTTAGATAAATAG
- the rplE gene encoding 50S ribosomal protein L5 — protein MNELKTRYKEEIVPSLMNKFEYDSVMQTPKIEKIVINMGVGDAVQNAKALDAAVEELTAISGQKPMITKAKKSIAGFRLREGMPIGAKVTLRGERMYEFFQKLIAVSLPRVRDFRGISKKAFDGRGNYTLGVKEQLIFPEINYDKVNKVRGMDIVIVTTADTDEEARELLAQFGMPFQK, from the coding sequence ATGAACGAACTAAAAACACGTTATAAAGAAGAGATTGTTCCATCTCTAATGAACAAGTTTGAATATGACTCTGTAATGCAGACACCTAAGATTGAAAAAATCGTGATTAACATGGGTGTTGGTGATGCAGTTCAAAACGCGAAAGCTCTTGATGCAGCTGTAGAAGAGCTGACAGCGATCTCCGGCCAAAAGCCAATGATCACAAAAGCAAAGAAATCAATTGCAGGATTCCGTCTGCGTGAAGGTATGCCAATCGGTGCGAAAGTTACCCTTCGCGGAGAGCGTATGTATGAATTCTTCCAAAAGCTTATTGCTGTATCTTTACCACGTGTGCGTGACTTCCGTGGAATTTCCAAAAAAGCTTTTGACGGTCGAGGAAATTATACTCTTGGTGTAAAAGAACAATTGATTTTCCCAGAAATTAATTATGACAAAGTCAATAAAGTGCGTGGAATGGATATCGTTATTGTGACAACTGCTGACACTGACGAAGAAGCACGTGAATTACTAGCTCAATTTGGTATGCCGTTCCAAAAATAA
- the rplD gene encoding 50S ribosomal protein L4 — MPKVALLNQSGSNVGDIELNDAVFGIEPNTHVLNETVLMQRASMRQGTHKVKGRSEVSGGGRKPWRQKGTGRARQGSIRAPQWVGGGTVFGPTPRKYSYSMPKKVRRLALKSAYSSKVKEDNIVVLESLSLDAPKTKEVVNILKALDVNEKALIVTAEKDENVILSSNNLPTVKTLTVDQVSVLDLLTHDKLILTKDAAEKVGEVLS, encoded by the coding sequence ATGCCTAAAGTAGCACTATTAAACCAAAGCGGTTCAAACGTAGGCGATATCGAGCTTAATGATGCCGTTTTCGGTATTGAACCTAATACTCACGTATTAAATGAAACTGTGTTGATGCAGCGCGCTTCTATGCGCCAAGGCACACACAAAGTTAAAGGTCGTTCTGAAGTCAGCGGCGGTGGACGCAAACCATGGCGCCAAAAAGGTACTGGACGTGCGCGTCAAGGATCTATTCGTGCTCCGCAATGGGTAGGTGGTGGAACGGTATTTGGACCTACTCCACGTAAATACAGCTATTCCATGCCAAAGAAAGTACGTCGTTTAGCTCTAAAATCTGCGTACTCTTCTAAAGTGAAAGAAGACAACATCGTTGTTCTTGAAAGCCTTTCTTTAGATGCTCCAAAAACTAAAGAAGTGGTTAACATTCTTAAAGCGTTAGATGTAAACGAAAAAGCACTTATTGTTACGGCAGAGAAAGATGAAAATGTCATTCTTTCCTCTAACAATCTTCCTACGGTTAAGACATTGACTGTAGACCAAGTAAGTGTGTTAGATTTGTTGACGCATGACAAGCTGATCCTTACCAAGGACGCAGCTGAAAAAGTAGGGGAGGTGCTCTCATAA
- the rpsS gene encoding 30S ribosomal protein S19 has product MGRSLKKGPFVDDHLMNKVEKLNEDDKKQVIKTWSRRSTIFPNFVGHTIAVYDGRKHVPVYVTEDMVGHKLGEFAPTRTFRGHSGDDKKTKR; this is encoded by the coding sequence ATGGGTCGCAGCCTAAAAAAGGGACCTTTTGTAGATGATCATTTGATGAATAAAGTTGAAAAACTAAACGAAGATGACAAAAAACAGGTGATCAAAACTTGGTCACGCCGTTCTACAATCTTCCCGAACTTTGTTGGACACACAATTGCTGTTTATGATGGACGCAAACATGTACCAGTTTACGTTACAGAGGACATGGTTGGTCATAAACTCGGTGAATTCGCACCAACACGTACGTTCAGAGGACACTCTGGAGACGACAAGAAAACAAAACGCTAA
- the rpsH gene encoding 30S ribosomal protein S8 yields MTMTDPIADMLTRIRNANMVRHEKLELPASNVKKEIAEILKREGFVRDFEFVEDSKQGVLRIFLKYGQNNERVISGVKRISKPGLRVYAKAEELPKVLNGLGVAVVSTSKGVLTDKEAREQAIGGEVLAYVW; encoded by the coding sequence ATGACAATGACAGATCCAATTGCTGATATGCTAACGCGTATTCGTAACGCTAACATGGTTCGTCACGAGAAGCTTGAACTTCCAGCTTCCAACGTGAAAAAAGAAATCGCTGAAATCCTTAAACGTGAAGGTTTTGTACGTGACTTTGAATTTGTAGAAGACAGTAAGCAAGGTGTTCTACGTATTTTCCTTAAATACGGTCAAAACAATGAGCGCGTCATTTCTGGTGTGAAACGTATTAGTAAACCAGGACTTCGTGTTTACGCTAAAGCTGAAGAGCTTCCGAAAGTTCTTAACGGCCTTGGGGTAGCAGTCGTATCCACTTCTAAAGGTGTATTGACAGATAAAGAAGCAAGAGAACAAGCCATCGGCGGCGAAGTTCTAGCTTACGTCTGGTAA
- the rpsQ gene encoding 30S ribosomal protein S17, producing the protein MSERNNRKVYTGRVVSDKMDKTITVLVETYKFHKLYGKRVKYSKKFKTHDENNQAKNGDIVRIMETRPLSATKRFRLLEVVEESVII; encoded by the coding sequence ATGAGTGAACGTAACAATCGTAAAGTTTATACTGGCCGTGTTGTATCTGACAAAATGGATAAAACGATCACAGTATTAGTAGAAACTTATAAATTCCACAAGCTTTACGGCAAACGCGTAAAGTATTCTAAAAAATTCAAGACTCACGATGAGAACAACCAAGCTAAAAACGGAGATATTGTTCGCATTATGGAGACTCGTCCATTATCCGCAACCAAGCGTTTCCGTCTATTAGAGGTCGTTGAAGAGTCTGTTATTATCTAA
- the tuf gene encoding elongation factor Tu: protein MGKEKFDRSKSHVNIGTIGHVDHGKTTLTAAITTVLHKRSGSGTAMAYDMIDGAPEERERGITISTAHVEYETETRHYAHVDCPGHADYVKNMITGAAQMDGAILVVSAADGPMPQTREHILLSKNVGVPAIVVFLNKTDMVDDEELLELVEMEVRDLLTEYDFDGDDVPVISGSALKALEGDAEYEQRIFDLMDAVDEHIPTPDRDTDKPFMMPVEDVFSITGRGTVATGRVERGQVKVGDEVEIIGLAPDARKTTITGVEMFRKLLDYAEAGDNIGALLRGVNREDINRGQVLAKPGSITPHTNFKAEVYVLSKDEGGRHTPFFSNYRPQFYFRTTDVTGVIQLPEGVEMVMPGDNVEMTVELISPIAIEDGTRFSIREGGRTVGSGVVTQITK from the coding sequence ATGGGTAAAGAAAAATTTGACCGGTCCAAGTCCCACGTTAACATCGGTACTATTGGACACGTTGACCACGGTAAAACTACACTAACTGCAGCTATTACTACAGTTCTTCACAAGCGCTCTGGATCAGGTACTGCAATGGCATACGACATGATCGATGGTGCGCCAGAAGAACGCGAACGCGGAATCACAATCTCAACTGCCCACGTTGAGTACGAAACTGAAACTCGCCACTATGCACACGTAGACTGCCCTGGACACGCTGACTATGTTAAAAACATGATCACTGGTGCAGCTCAAATGGATGGTGCGATCTTAGTTGTATCTGCAGCTGACGGTCCGATGCCGCAAACTCGTGAGCACATCCTTCTTTCTAAAAACGTAGGTGTTCCTGCGATTGTAGTATTCTTAAACAAAACTGACATGGTAGATGACGAAGAACTTCTTGAACTAGTAGAAATGGAAGTTCGCGATCTTCTAACTGAGTACGACTTCGATGGAGATGACGTACCAGTAATCAGCGGTTCTGCTCTTAAAGCGCTTGAAGGCGATGCAGAGTATGAGCAAAGAATCTTCGACCTAATGGATGCAGTTGATGAGCACATTCCAACTCCGGACCGTGACACTGACAAACCATTCATGATGCCGGTTGAGGACGTATTCTCTATCACTGGTCGTGGTACAGTTGCTACTGGTCGTGTTGAGCGTGGACAAGTTAAAGTCGGTGACGAAGTAGAAATCATCGGTCTTGCTCCAGATGCTCGCAAAACTACCATTACTGGTGTTGAAATGTTCCGTAAGCTTCTTGACTATGCTGAAGCTGGAGACAACATCGGTGCCCTTCTTCGTGGTGTAAACCGTGAAGACATCAACCGTGGACAAGTACTAGCGAAGCCTGGTTCCATCACTCCACACACAAACTTCAAAGCTGAGGTTTATGTGTTATCTAAAGATGAAGGTGGACGTCATACTCCATTCTTCTCTAACTACCGTCCACAGTTCTACTTCCGTACTACGGACGTAACTGGTGTTATCCAACTTCCTGAAGGCGTAGAAATGGTTATGCCTGGAGATAATGTTGAAATGACAGTTGAACTTATCTCTCCAATTGCGATTGAGGACGGAACTCGTTTCTCTATCCGTGAAGGTGGACGCACAGTAGGATCTGGCGTTGTAACTCAAATCACTAAATAA
- the rplP gene encoding 50S ribosomal protein L16, giving the protein MLMPKRVKYRRQHRTSLRGRAKGGTTVSFGEYGLQAVDPAWITARQIEAARIAMTRYMKRGGKVWIKIFPDKPYTAKPLEVRMGSGKGAPEGFVAVVKPGKIMFEIAGVPEEVAREALRLASHKLPIRTKFVKREEIGGEINEG; this is encoded by the coding sequence ATGTTAATGCCTAAACGTGTTAAATATCGTCGTCAACACCGTACTAGCTTGAGAGGTCGTGCTAAAGGCGGTACTACCGTTTCTTTCGGTGAGTACGGCTTGCAAGCCGTAGATCCAGCATGGATCACAGCCCGCCAAATTGAGGCAGCGCGTATCGCGATGACTCGTTATATGAAACGTGGCGGTAAAGTTTGGATTAAAATCTTCCCTGATAAACCATATACTGCTAAGCCCCTAGAAGTACGTATGGGTTCCGGTAAAGGTGCCCCAGAAGGGTTTGTCGCTGTAGTAAAACCAGGGAAAATCATGTTCGAGATCGCAGGGGTACCTGAAGAAGTTGCCCGCGAAGCGCTTCGTCTTGCTTCACACAAACTGCCGATCCGCACTAAATTTGTAAAACGTGAAGAAATTGGTGGTGAAATCAATGAAGGCTAA
- the fusA gene encoding elongation factor G, translating to MPREFSLEKTRNIGIMAHIDAGKTTATERILFYTGRIHKIGETHEGASQMDWMEQEQERGITITSAATTAQWKGHRINIIDTPGHVDFTVEVERSLRVLDGSVAVLDAQSGVEPQTETVWRQATTYGVPRIVFVNKMDKIGADFIYSLGTLKDRLGANAAAVQLPIGAEDDFEGIIDLVTMEAYYYMDDLGTRAEARPIPDEYKDQAEEYRTKLIEAVAELDEDLMMQYLEGEEITNDQLKAGIRAATLSVDFYPVFCGSAFKNKGVQLLIDGVIDYLPSPLDVPPIEGHVPQTEEEIVRKADDKEPFSALAFKVATDPYVGKLTFFRVYSGTLSAGSYVKNSTKDKRERVGRILQMHANSREEISTVYAGDIAGAVGLKDTGTGDTLCDEKSLVILESMEFPEPVISVAIEPKSKADQDKMSIALGKLAEEDPTFQTETNVETGQTIIAGMGELHLDIIVDRLRREFKVEANIGAPQVAYRETFRGSAEVEGKFVRQSGGRGQFGHVWVKFEPNDEGAGFEFVNKIVGGVVPREYIPSVEHGIKESMENGVLAGYPMVDIKATLYDGSYHDVDSNEMAFKVAASMALKEAKNKCKPVLLEPMMKVEVVIPEEYMGDIMGDVTSRRGRVEGMETRGTAQVVKAFVPLSEMFGYATALRSNTQGRGTYTMHFDHYEEVPKSISEEIIKKNAGE from the coding sequence ATGCCTAGAGAGTTCTCCTTAGAAAAGACACGTAATATCGGCATCATGGCTCACATTGATGCCGGTAAAACTACTGCTACCGAGCGTATTCTTTTCTACACAGGACGTATCCACAAAATTGGTGAAACCCACGAAGGGGCTTCCCAAATGGACTGGATGGAACAAGAGCAGGAACGCGGAATTACAATCACTTCCGCAGCGACAACTGCTCAGTGGAAAGGTCACCGTATCAACATTATCGATACCCCTGGACACGTAGACTTCACCGTTGAGGTTGAACGTTCTTTACGTGTACTTGACGGCTCAGTAGCTGTACTTGATGCTCAGTCAGGGGTAGAACCACAGACTGAGACTGTATGGCGACAAGCGACCACTTACGGAGTTCCGCGTATTGTGTTTGTAAACAAAATGGATAAAATAGGTGCAGATTTCATTTACTCCTTAGGGACTTTGAAAGACCGTCTTGGAGCAAATGCTGCAGCTGTCCAACTTCCTATCGGGGCAGAAGATGATTTCGAAGGAATTATCGACCTGGTAACGATGGAAGCTTACTATTACATGGATGACTTAGGAACGCGTGCGGAAGCTCGTCCAATTCCTGATGAGTACAAAGATCAAGCTGAAGAGTACCGTACGAAGCTTATTGAAGCTGTTGCAGAACTTGATGAAGACTTGATGATGCAATACCTTGAAGGGGAAGAAATCACAAATGACCAGCTGAAAGCGGGCATCCGCGCAGCGACTCTAAGCGTAGATTTCTATCCTGTATTCTGTGGATCAGCCTTCAAAAACAAAGGAGTTCAGCTTCTGATTGACGGAGTTATCGACTATCTTCCGTCTCCACTGGATGTACCTCCAATTGAAGGACACGTTCCTCAAACTGAAGAAGAGATTGTTCGTAAAGCGGACGATAAAGAGCCATTCTCTGCATTGGCCTTTAAAGTTGCTACAGACCCATACGTAGGAAAACTGACCTTCTTCCGGGTGTATTCCGGTACATTGAGTGCTGGCTCATACGTGAAGAACTCTACGAAGGATAAGCGTGAGCGTGTAGGACGTATCCTGCAAATGCACGCCAACTCCCGTGAAGAGATTTCCACCGTGTATGCTGGTGATATTGCTGGTGCTGTTGGACTTAAAGATACAGGTACGGGTGATACTCTATGTGATGAAAAGAGCCTTGTTATTCTTGAATCCATGGAATTTCCTGAGCCAGTTATCTCTGTTGCGATTGAGCCTAAGTCCAAAGCGGACCAGGATAAGATGTCTATCGCACTTGGTAAGTTAGCAGAAGAGGATCCGACTTTCCAAACAGAAACAAACGTAGAGACTGGGCAGACGATTATTGCCGGTATGGGTGAGCTTCACCTTGACATCATCGTTGACCGTCTTCGCCGTGAGTTTAAAGTGGAAGCAAACATCGGAGCTCCACAAGTAGCTTACCGTGAGACTTTCCGTGGAAGCGCGGAAGTTGAAGGTAAATTCGTTCGTCAATCCGGTGGCCGTGGACAATTCGGTCACGTTTGGGTTAAATTTGAACCAAACGATGAAGGTGCTGGATTCGAATTCGTAAATAAAATCGTTGGCGGGGTTGTTCCTCGTGAATACATTCCTTCTGTAGAGCATGGAATTAAAGAATCTATGGAGAATGGTGTCCTTGCCGGCTATCCAATGGTTGACATTAAAGCCACTCTTTATGATGGTTCTTACCACGATGTCGACTCCAACGAAATGGCCTTTAAAGTTGCTGCTTCCATGGCACTTAAAGAAGCTAAAAACAAGTGTAAACCAGTTCTTTTGGAACCAATGATGAAAGTTGAAGTTGTAATTCCTGAAGAATACATGGGAGATATCATGGGTGACGTTACTTCCCGCCGTGGACGCGTGGAAGGTATGGAAACCCGCGGTACAGCACAAGTTGTAAAAGCATTTGTTCCACTTTCTGAAATGTTTGGTTATGCGACAGCGTTGCGTTCCAACACACAAGGACGCGGAACATACACGATGCATTTTGACCACTATGAAGAAGTTCCGAAGAGCATTTCTGAGGAAATCATCAAGAAAAATGCTGGTGAGTAA
- the rplF gene encoding 50S ribosomal protein L6 — protein MSRVGLKALEIPEGVEIKQENNTITVKGPKGELTRTFHPDITVKIEDNVLSVERPSDNKEHRALHGTTRSLIGNMVDGVSKGFEKSLEIIGVGYRAQKQGQKVIINAGYSHPVELENREGIEIEVPSNTKVIVKGIDKELVGAVAANIRAIRPPEPYKGKGIRYENEHVRRKEGKTAK, from the coding sequence ATGTCTCGTGTAGGCTTAAAAGCATTAGAAATTCCTGAAGGTGTTGAAATCAAGCAGGAAAACAATACAATTACAGTGAAAGGTCCTAAAGGGGAACTTACACGCACATTCCACCCAGACATCACAGTGAAGATTGAAGATAATGTTCTTTCAGTTGAGCGTCCTAGCGATAACAAAGAACATCGTGCTCTTCACGGTACTACCCGCAGCCTGATCGGTAACATGGTTGATGGGGTATCTAAAGGTTTTGAAAAAAGCCTTGAAATCATTGGTGTCGGTTACCGTGCTCAAAAACAGGGCCAAAAAGTTATCATTAACGCTGGATACTCTCACCCTGTTGAATTAGAAAACCGTGAAGGCATTGAAATCGAAGTTCCTTCAAACACAAAAGTAATTGTAAAAGGTATCGATAAAGAATTAGTTGGAGCTGTTGCAGCTAACATTCGTGCTATTCGTCCTCCAGAACCTTATAAAGGCAAAGGAATTCGTTACGAAAACGAACATGTTCGCAGAAAAGAAGGTAAAACAGCTAAATAA
- the rplB gene encoding 50S ribosomal protein L2 — MAIKKFRPITNGRRHMTVSDFSEITTDKPERSLVTPLHKRGGRNNQGKLTVRHQGGGHKRQYRIIDFKRDKDGIPGRVATIEYDPNRSANIALINYADGEKRYILAPKGVKVGTEIISGEGADIKTGNALQLKNIPVGTIVHNVELKPGRGGQLVRSAGASAQILGREEKYTLVRLTSGEVRLVLSTCRATIGQVGNLEHELISIGKAGRSRWQGKRPTVRGSVMNPSDHPHGGGEGRAPIGRPSPVTPWGQPTLGYKTRKRNKPSDKYIVRRRGKK; from the coding sequence ATGGCGATTAAAAAGTTTCGACCTATTACAAATGGTCGCAGACACATGACAGTTTCTGATTTCAGCGAAATCACAACTGACAAACCTGAACGCTCCCTTGTCACTCCGCTTCATAAACGTGGTGGACGTAACAACCAAGGTAAGCTGACAGTTCGTCATCAAGGCGGAGGTCACAAGCGTCAATACCGCATCATTGACTTTAAGCGTGATAAAGATGGAATACCAGGACGCGTTGCTACGATCGAATACGATCCGAACCGTTCCGCTAACATTGCACTAATTAACTATGCTGATGGTGAAAAACGTTATATCCTTGCTCCTAAAGGAGTAAAAGTCGGCACTGAAATTATTTCTGGTGAAGGTGCAGATATCAAAACAGGAAATGCACTTCAGCTTAAAAATATTCCAGTTGGTACAATCGTACACAACGTAGAATTAAAACCAGGACGCGGCGGACAGCTTGTACGCTCTGCAGGTGCTTCTGCACAAATCCTTGGCCGTGAAGAAAAATACACTCTTGTACGTTTAACTTCCGGTGAAGTTCGTCTTGTTCTAAGTACTTGCCGTGCAACAATCGGTCAAGTAGGAAACCTTGAGCACGAACTAATCAGTATCGGTAAAGCAGGACGCTCCCGCTGGCAAGGCAAGCGCCCTACAGTACGTGGTTCTGTAATGAACCCTAGCGATCACCCTCACGGTGGTGGTGAAGGACGCGCTCCAATCGGTAGACCTTCTCCAGTTACTCCATGGGGTCAGCCAACTCTTGGGTACAAAACAAGAAAACGCAACAAGCCGTCTGATAAATATATCGTTCGTAGAAGAGGCAAAAAATAA